From Manduca sexta isolate Smith_Timp_Sample1 unplaced genomic scaffold, JHU_Msex_v1.0 HiC_scaffold_3262, whole genome shotgun sequence, one genomic window encodes:
- the LOC115440333 gene encoding uncharacterized protein LOC115440333: MPFDKGKKRKLIDTCGHERCYSCMFRNEACPLCARSTQARRPVMERYTPSPQRQDDWQSPLRLPKPPKQPTNLAQSCPTPPHTRRRFFLSPKSLRSPFGQRAALARQPCAALR; encoded by the coding sequence ATGCCCTTTGATAAAGGCAAAAAGAGAAAGCTGATCGACACTTGCGGGCATGAGCGGTGTTACTCCTGCATGTTCAGGAATGAGGCGTGTCCGTTGTGCGCCAGAAGCACCCAGGCTCGGCGGCCAGTGATGGAGCGGTACACGCCGTCGCCGCAGCGCCAGGACGACTGGCAGTCGCCACTGAGGCTACCCAAGCCGCCGAAACAACCCACCAACCTCGCGCAGAGCTGTCCCACGCCGCCGCACACCAGGAGAAGATTCTTCCTCAGCCCGAAGTCGCTGCGCAGTCCGTTCGGGCAGCGCGCGGCACTCGCACGACAGCCATGTGCCGCTCTCCG